A portion of the Manihot esculenta cultivar AM560-2 chromosome 2, M.esculenta_v8, whole genome shotgun sequence genome contains these proteins:
- the LOC110603367 gene encoding probable inactive receptor kinase At5g16590 encodes MKPRLHFQESAISGWFPFSVARPEMIPQPKKLVLLFLVAILLLDSWSIVDSDLASDRIALQALRKAVGGRSLLWNVSTNPCSWVGVFCQRDRVVELRLPAMGLSGQLPVALGNLTQLQSLSLRFNALSGPVPADIANLASLRNLYLQGNLFSGEIPEFLFNLQNLVRIDLAHNNFSGEISPSFNKLTRLGTLHLENNQLTGSIPELNLPSLDQFNVSFNKLTGPIPQRLSGKPTAAFEGNSLCGKPLAPCNGTSNGNDKLSGGAIAGIVIGCVLGFLLIVMILIILYRRMRTKQGVAKDTQEPKQREVQIPREKAVADRGNGSPENSGTGDSESEIAKNEAKKGETKNLVFIGNTPRTFDLEDLLRASAEVLGKGTFGTTYKASLEMGVAVAVKRLKDVAVTEKEFREKIESIGKINHENLVPLRAYYYNKEEKLLVYDYMPMGSLSALLHGNRGAGRTPLNWDTRSGIALGAARGIAYLHSQGPAISHGNIKSSNILLTRSFEARVSDFGLAHLAGPTSTPNRVDGYRAPEVTDARKISQKADVYSFGILLLELLTGKAPTHSPLNDEGVDLPRWVQSVVREEWTSEVFDLELLRYQNIEEDMVQLLQLAINCTAQYPDTRPSMAEVRNQIEELCRSNSQDREDDKSSHSADSGAPPP; translated from the exons ATGAAACCAAGATTGCACTTTCAGGAAAGCGCCATTAGTGGTTGGTTTCCATTTTCGGTGGCAAGACCAGAAATGATACCACAACCCAAGAAACTAGTGCTTCTTTTTCTCGTTGCCATCTTGTTGCTGGATTCTTGGTCCATTGTGGATTCAGATCTGGCATCAGATAGAATTGCCCTCCAAGCTCTGCGCAAGGCAGTGGGTGGTCGATCTCTCCTTTGGAATGTTTCCACCAATCCTTGCTCATGGGTTGGCGTCTTTTGTCAACGGGATAGAGTTGTTGAATTGCGGTTGCCTGCTATGGGTCTCTCCGGACAGCTTCCTGTCGCGCTTGGCAACCTTACACAGCTGCAAAGTCTGTCTCTCCGCTTCAACGCACTTTCTGGTCCGGTCCCAGCTGATATAGCCAATCTCGCTTCGCTACGCAATCTTTACCTGCAAGGGAATCTTTTTTCTGGGGAGATTCCTGAATTCTTGTTTAATTTGCAGAATTTGGTAAGGATTGATTTAGCTCACAATAATTTCTCCGGAGAAATCTCTCCGAGCTTTAATAAGTTGACGAGGCTGGGAACTCTGCATCTGGAGAATAATCAGCTTACTGGTTCCATTCCTGAGCTGAATTTGCCGTCTCTTGATCAATTCAATGTTTCTTTTAACAAGTTAACTGGGCCTATTCCTCAGAGGCTATCTGGCAAGCCTACAGCTGCATTTGAAGGGAATTCGCTTTGTGGAAAACCTTTGGCTCCCTGTAATGGTACTTCAAATGGGAATGATAAATTGTCAGGTGGAGCAATTGCTGGGATTGTGATTGGTTGTGTTCTTGGATTTTTGTTAATTGTAATGATTTTGATAATCTTGTATCGAAGAATGAGAACCAAACAAGGAGTTGCTAAAGATACTCAGGAGCCAAAGCAGCGCGAAGTTCAAATTCCCCGCGAAAAGGCAGTGGCTGACAGGGGTAATGGAAGCCCGGAAAATTCCGGAACAGGGGACTCGGAGTCGGAGATAGCTAAAAATGAAGCTAAGAAGGGCGAGACTAAAAATTTGGTGTTCATTGGGAACACACCAAGGACGTTTGATTTGGAGGACTTGTTGAGAGCTTCTGCAGAAGTGCTTGGTAAAGGGACTTTTGGGACGACCTATAAGGCCAGCCTAGAAATGGGAGTGGCGGTGGCCGTGAAAAGATTGAAGGATGTGGCGGTAACAGAAAAGGAATTCCGAGAGAAGATTGAATCTATTGGGAAGATAAATCATGAGAATTTGGTTCCATTAAGGGCTTATTATTACAACAAGGAGGAAAAGCTTCTTGTTTATGATTACATGCCAATGGGAAGCTTATCTGCACTTTTACATG GAAACAGGGGGGCTGGTAGGACTCCATTGAATTGGGACACAAGGTCTGGAATTGCCCTTGGAGCTGCCAGAGGGATTGCATACCTACACTCTCAGGGCCCTGCAATCTCTCATGGAAACATTAAATCATCAAATATCTTGCTTACAAGATCCTTTGAAGCCCGTGTCTCCGACTTTGGCCTTGCCCATCTGGCAGGACCTACCTCTACTCCCAACCGCGTTGATGGCTATCGTGCTCCAGAGGTGACAGATGCACGCAAAATATCCCAAAAGGCAGATGTTTACAGCTTTGGGATACTGCTTTTGGAATTACTCACAGGAAAGGCTCCCACTCATTCCCCACTGAATGATGAGGGGGTAGACCTTCCGAGATGGGTTCAGTCTGTGGTTAGAGAAGAGTGGACTTCAGAGGTGTTTGATCTTGAGCTTCTCCGATATCAGAATATAGAGGAGGATATGGTCCAACTATTGCAGCTAGCAATCAATTGCACTGCTCAGTATCCTGATACCCGTCCTTCAATGGCAGAGGTCAGAAACCAAATTGAGGAGCTTTGCCGTTCTAACTCACAAGACCGTGAGGATGACAAGTCCTCCCACTCGGCTGATTCAGGTGCCCCGCCACCTTAA
- the LOC110603376 gene encoding plasmodesmata-located protein 7: MATTTTSDLLLIFIFISCSLSSLPIASPSSSTDDFVFGGCTQQRYAPGSPYESNINSLLTSLVNSATYSSYNNYTIMGSTPQDVVYGLFQCRGDLSMPDCATCVARAVSQLGSLCSQTCGGAVQLQGCYVKYDNTTFLGVEDKTVVLKKCGPSIGYDTDAMSVRDAVMAGLARAGGPYRVGGSGEVQGVAQCVGDLGFGQCQDCVSEAISRLKNDCGTAIYGDMFLAKCYARYSTGGAHAYTKTHNDKSINEGEKTFAIIIGLLAGVALIIIFLTFIRKVFVNGK; the protein is encoded by the exons ATGGCAACAACAACAACCTCTGATCTTCTCTTAATCTTCATTTTCATCTCCTGCAGTCTGTCCTCTCTTCCTATTGCTTCACCTTCCTCCTCCACAGACGACTTCGTCTTTGGAGGCTGCACTCAACAGAGATATGCACCAGGCTCACCTTACGAGTCCAACATCAACTCTCTTCTCACTTCTCTTGTCAACTCAGCCACCTACTCCTCTTACAACAACTATACCATCATGGGCTCCACCCCACAAGACGTCGTCTACGGCCTTTTCCAGTGTCGCGGTGACCTTTCCATGCCAGATTGCGCCACCTGTGTCGCTCGTGCAGTGAGTCAACTCGGTTCTTTGTGTTCTCAGACATGCGGTGGAGCAGTGCAGCTTCAAGGTTGTTATGTTAAGTACGATAATACTACGTTTTTGGGAGTGGAGGATAAGACTGTGGTCTTGAAGAAATGTGGGCCGTCCATTGGGTACGATACGGATGCTATGAGTGTTAGGGATGCAGTGATGGCGGGCCTTGCTCGGGCTGGTGGGCCATATCGAGTTGGTGGATCGGGCGAGGTCCAGGGTGTGGCTCAATGTGTTGGGGATTTGGGTTTTGGACAGTGTCAGGATTGCGTGTCGGAGGCTATCAGCCGGCTGAAAAATGATTGCGGCACTGCAATTTACGGTGATATGTTCTTGGCTAAGTGCTATGCTAGGTACTCCACCGGTGGTGCACATGCTTATACCAAGACTCACAATG ATAAATCAATCAATGAAGGGGAGAAGACATTTGCGATTATTATTGGACTGTTAGCCGGAGTcgctttaattattattttcctcACATTCATAAGAAAGGTGTTTGTAAATG GTAAATGA